GAGTATGTGACTGGGTACATTAGCACTTGTGTTGATAACATCGTACCCACCATACAAGTCAGGAAGTTCCCCAATCAGAAGCCCTGGATAAACAGTCAGGTACGCCACATGCTGCGTGCTCGATCTGTTGCATTTACAACAGGCAACGAGACAGAGTACAAAGCTGCAAAGTATGGACTGAGAAGAGCCATTACAGCGGCTAAAAGACAGTACAAAGAGAAGCTGGACAGCTTCTACTTTACTGCCAACACTGGAAGGATGTGGCAAGGCCTGCAGCACATAACAGACTACAAGACCACCACGAACACTACTATCAGCCCCTCAGACAGCCTGCCGGATGACCTCAACACTTTCTACGCCTGCTTCGAGACCTCCAGCGTCGACacagagaggacacacacacacactcggaccACCCAATCCCCCTCCCCCCCTCCTACTGTCTCATCAGCTGTGGTACACAAGGCACTGAGGAAGATCAACCCCTGCAAGGCAGCAGggccagacaacattcctgggcGGGCCCTCAGAGCTTGTGCTACAGAACTGGCTGATGTACTCACTTCCATCTTTAACCTCTCCCTCAGTCAAAACACCGTCCCAACCTGCTTCAAAACCACAACTATCATCCCCCTTCCCAAGAAGAACCCCCAACCTGTCTGAATGACTACAGGCCAGTAGCACTCACTCCAATCATTATGAAGTGTTTTGAGATTGGTGCTGACCCACATTCAGAGCAGCATGCCAGACACTTTGGACCCCCTGCAGTATGCATATCGGACCAACAGGTCCACATCAGACGCCATTGCTGCTGCCCTCCATATTTCCCCCTCTCACCTGGAAGATAAGGACACCTACATCAGGATGCTCTTTATCGACTACAGTTCCGCCTTCAGCACGGTCATCTCCCATAAACTCACCCACAAACTGTCTGCACTTGGACTACACCCCACACTCTGCGACTGGCTCCTAGATTCCCTGACTGGCAGACCGCAGTCTGTCAGGATTGGAAATGGGACCTCAGACACCATCAAAACAAACACTGGCACCCCACAGGGGTGTGTTCTCAGTCCCATCCTCTACACATTGTTCACACATGACTGTGTCGCCTCCCACAAGGACAACATCATCGTGAAGTTCGCCGACGACACCGCAGTGATAGGACGGATCACTGGCGGAGATGAAGCGGCCTACAGGAGGGAGGTGGCCAGTCTTGTGACATGGTGTGAGGACAACAACCTCACCCTCAACACGGACAAGACAAAGGAGATGATGGTggacatgaagaaagagaggagaactCACCAGCCACTGTTTATCCGAGAGCTTGAAGTGGAGAGGGTgagcagctttaaatatttgggggtcCACATCAGCGAGGACCTCACCTGGACACGCAACACCACCCAGCTGGTTAAGAAAGCACAACAGCGGCTGTACTTCCTGAGGAGGCTGAGGAAGTTTGGCATGTCACCTAAGATCCTCAACAACTTCTACAGCTGTGTTGTTGAGAGCGTcttgaccagctgcatcactgtgtggtatggcagCACTACAGTGAGGGACCGCAAACGTCTGCAGAGAGTGGTGAGGACTGCTGAGGAGATCATCAGGACTCCACTGCCCTCTCTGCAGACTATTTACCACCGCAGAGTCCACAGGAGAGCTGCCTCCATCCTTAAGGACCCAAACCACCCACAATACGGACTGTTCACACTCCTGCCCTCAGGACGGAGGTACAGGAATGTGAAATGCAGAACCTCCAGACTAAGGAACTCCTTCTTCCCCTCAGACATTAGACTTCTAAATGGGTAGCCAGTGGACACAGACTAGTCTCACATATCTCATAGAATAGGTGGACTGAACTGCTACAGCTTttgcatatttgtaaatgttactgctgctTTTTCTTATCAAGAAGCTTCATTTCgatttgcacattgttaaatgtgacagctgctattgttattgtgtagttgcactcaatttgctacaggctactgtactattgtttttgtttttgtattgtattgttttgtacataagtcaatatttgcacaagtcaacattgcacacacacatacagatgtacatagtctatatttctatatacataatctatatttctacttctgtaacataactacactttattatgtttgtttgtatgtatgtgtatgtgtgttttttatttttatttctatatagtttctgctatcttggcattcaatgtggacagcaaagaaagaatttcattgttcagggaaacttggtttcctcactgtgcacatgacaataaacgctttgaatcttgaatctttgaATCTATTTCATCAGATATCAGACTTTcctctgcattattattattattaaacatcataaaacatacgTATGTATTGTACATTATATAAGACCTCCAAAGCTATATGGACAtgaagacacacccacattcccTACTTATCATGgtaaagacacacccactcagAGCTGCTCTAATTTTCATACATGACCTCAATGTCACCATATTTCACTACACACATTAAAGACTCACCTAAAATTTCTGCTTTTTACTCAAACACCAGAATATGATTGACACAGCTAATCTCTTGGTAGATGAGgtattttactttaatgtttCATATTATGCGAAAGGTTACTAAATGTACGTAGATGAATTGTTTTACGATTCAGGTAAAGCGTTTGAGAGCAACTTCCATTCGTTCAGTTATAATCACATTtcatatatgatatatatttgtatatgctCAGCTTACCTACGTTTCTGACATTACGAAACCTGTTTTCTCTGCCACAGCTACTCTGCTTTGACCTTGATCTTGTACATTTTCTGAGTTTTGCTTAGCCTAGTGTATCCTGTTTGCCAAATGCCTCACCTAAGCCTGTTTCTGACTTTGACTTTGCCTAGCGTTTTGGATcgtttacacacactttcattaaaGCTGTACTTCCTGCAATTGGATCCATCTCAGTCTCCATTACATGACAATTACTGTGTTATTAGAGTGAAATACTGAGtgatgttgattgttttcctataacagcatgtccccaagtgtgaCATGTACTACATGTGAAAAGTctcacatacagacacacaaatatgcCAGCTGTATAATTGTAAAGATTCACCAGATCATGTttccatacaaataaaaaatagctcGTGACTTGCATTAATTtagcatattttaaaaacagtttcatCTAAATCTACATATTACTTAACATTCTGCACATCAAATAAGCAATTAATTGTTAGTGAGGAGAAGTTTAGGCAGTGtcttagagcaggaaaaacattattacattttaaaccattttaaacaGAAGACTTGGAAACAAACGTCTTAAAGGTTTGAGTAGAACTTCCTGGTTATGTCAGGTcgtgtttctgattggctggtgatgGAATAATATGTCACTCTGTGGAACAAAGTTTTGACCCTTGATCACTTTACTTACTACAAGATATAAGTGAAGTTTTACTGAAAAAGCCATCAAAATCCTCTCAACACAGCTCTCATTGTGGTTGGATTGGTTTCTTCCTCACCTGAAAAGCACTTAAaagtttactttaaaaaaaatactaaacaaCCGAtacgttcattcattcattcatctttaataaataatatcaaactTATAGTAAGATGAAATCCTTTAATTTATGTTTGCTTTATAAAGAACATTcttacatattttattgttatttactaGCACTGAAAACATCATGTCACAGATCAGAGTTAGGAAAGACATTATACATTTGCTGAAGAgtgtaaaacagaaatattgGGATCTTTTCATATTTCCTGACAGAGGTGTTCTTCACAGGGTAACTTTACTTCCACTACAACAACAATGGCTGAGTCAAAAACGACTCGTTTATCAGAactgttatacaaaaatcaTGAAAGAAAGTTTAGAAATAAATTACAACCACAGTGAGTATAAATGGTTTTCGTCACAAAGCTAATCTGTCAGACTGTAAAGTGATGCCCTGGAGCTGAGATGTGAATACTCCCCTTCAaggcagacagagagggggatcaTGGGTAAATATGGCATGCAGAGACGCAGAGACTTTCTGTTTCTAACTAACATCCACAAGCTAACTACGTGTTTAGCGTGTCTTTGATGCTATGCCTGGCAAATGCTGATTGGTTGGCAAGGAGGCATGTCTGACTGTGTGCACAGAAATGATTTGATGAGACGTTGTGTCATTTCTTTCGCAGGTGTAATCAAATTCAGATTAATATAGTTTCATTCAGAGTAATGCTGTTCAAAGTACATCTAAAGTGcaaacaataaaatgctaaaagtaaacttaaataaaattttccCTTTTCACATCCAGAACTTTCTGCCTTCTACAGACAGActcccaataaacacacagtgtaggTGATGGAAACCATAGCAACTCAAtacaaataataagaaaagcaTCAACAGTCAGTGATGGATAGAAATGTGGATTTAAAACCTAGTTAAATTGAAGTTCTTCCATAAAAAAGCTGCTCATACTGCTGAATACAGACGAGTTAAATGCTTCAGAAATGCTTTTACTGACAATTCACTTGCTTTATAATTAATCATGTGATGTTTCTATTTTCCCAGTATATTACAAAACAACTTTATGTCCATGTTAACGTCTGTACATTATTCCTACAGTGAAACACAAAACTTGCATTGTTTTTCAGCTCTTCTTTGCTGTGTGAtcctttatgtatatatatataatgtttgttttctttttttaaaacagatgcTGCAGATTTTGAATCAAAATAGTGTGAGTTTGActccatctttaaaaaaaaaaaatacatgtggaAATAGGAATTGATGCTAAGATTGTAGTACAGGCCTATGAGTcaagacacacatgcacacacttacaGAATACAGTgtatgtctcacacacacacacacacacacacacgaatatgGTAGCTATACACTCATGATGATTCATCATATCATGTTTCCatatgaataaaaagaatacatatatttacagaggtaaagctgtaactttacgttttctgacatcttcaggacagagacgTTTACGCTTCCTTGCTGTTTCTCAGcaacgtgacaagctgcgtttttgagagaggaaaaaaagagaggctggtgaggcaactgtttatagctgctataacgtaagtgagaacaggaactaattgggttcctgaacattaaatgtaactatgaaagGTTAAAAGTATGAAGTGCCtgttagtaaattaaaaattgttattgtttGCAATtgtttgctgtggtataagtgggaTAAATcacttggggtgtgctgttttaggaaattaatcaacttcagggtcataacagtaacagtatcattaatcattaatatgttGTTTGGGAAATGTTTTGTAGCAGTTAACATGTTAGGAACTCACTCCAACTTCTCCAGTGTGCACTTTTCATCCTCCTGTatatcagagagcagcttcactccctCTTCTCCTACATTATTAGCGCTCAGATCGAGCTCTCTCAGGTGTGAATTTAACCTCAGAGCTTCAGTAAGAGCAACACAGCCTTCTTCTGTAATGTTACAGTCATGCAACCTGCAGGAGAAAATTTATAAAAGTCATGTGTCTGTTACAGTATTTAAGTCTAAAACACTGTGTGAGattctgttttaaatttttaatactttGCCACACAGATGCAAAAGACATGAAAACTCACTTTAATATCTCCAGTTTACAGAGTTTATTCTTTAGGAAATCAGAGATTAATTTTATTCCCGGGTCTCCTATTTTATTCCAGCCCAGATCCAGTTCTCTGAGGTGAGAGGGGTTTGAGATCAGAGCTGAAATCAGATGAGTGCCACCTTCCTGTGTAATGCCACAGTCAAACAATCTGTggagaaaataaaccaaaaaaactgTTAGCATTCAtcactgagaacacacacacctaatgcAATTCATTTGTGCTGACATTACTTTAATTTCTCCAGTTTACAGCTCTGTTCCTGTAAGAGATCAGAGAGCAGGTTGACTCCCGTCTGTCCTGCTTTATTTCTCCCCACATCCAGCGCTCTCAGGTGAGAAGGGTTCGACCTCAGAGCTGAAATCAAAGCAGTAAAGCCTTCCTCCGTAATGCTGCAGGTATTCAGCCTGCACAGAAAAGGAAATATGAAGTACTTTATTATACGATACTACTGTTGGGTCTTGGTTTATTTTGACCTGCCAGAGCATTCTCACCTCAGTGTCTGTAGTTTACAGCGTGGGCTCTGCAGGGCCTCAGAGAGccgcttcactcctgaatcctgcagtttattgcgGCTGAGACGCAGCTCTGTCAGATGTGTCGACTTAGAGGTAAGAACTGAAGCAAGAACTGCACAGCTTTTCTCTGTGAGATCACAGTCACCAAGtctgaaagagaagaaaggatATTATCTGTTTAGAGCACCGGTTCTGTTCATTCCAAACAATGTATTCATACTCTTGCATTCCTAGTAAATTCAGAGCTGTGCcattttcccctcttttcttGGATACTTTGTGATGTCAGCAGTCACGTCCAGCAGTAGAGGATAATCCTCTACTCGGAGAACTGCGTCTCATCCCCGTGTCAGGATTGTGCAAtatccctggacaactctctgatctcacccttggttactgcacgcaaccttggggtaaccatggacaaccaactgtccttttcctctcacattgatAACCTGATAGGCTCATGccaatttctcctttataacatcagaagaattcgtccatttctttccacgcaggccacacaggtgcttgttcagtctcttgtcatttcaagaatggactactgcaactcactcctggcaggtctgcctctgagcgccattcgtcctctgcaactgatccagaatgcagctgcacgattggttttcaaccttcctaatttctcccacaccaccccattgctgcgctccctccactggcttcctgtagatgcccgcatcagatttaaaacactgatgctcgcctacgaagccaaaaacggaccagcacccacttatctcaaagcacttatcacatcccGAACAGCACcatgctccctccgatcctctagcactgctcgactggtctcaccatctctcagggtacaagaaaggcatgcatcgagactcttctctgttctggcaccaaggtggtggaatgaacttcccctggatgtctgaacagctgagtcactggcagtcttcaaacaacgtctaaaaacttacctcttcataaagtacttaagttagcacttaaaAAACTTTGTATTGGCTGAGTGCTTCTTACTATATTACATCCCCATATAGTAACAAACCATATATAGTAACCATATattagtttgtgacctagcgaaccagtatcagaacGTATTTATTGATacagacttcaaagcacttttgtaattCGCTCTGGacaagggtgtctgccaaatgccataaatgtaaatataagtaATCCAAGCCACCTGTTCAGGATTCATCAAAGAAGTACACTCCCCCAGAGTATTACATGTTACCAGCCTGTTTCACCTTTTTCCTCTCCTACTTTTAGTGCAAACTATTTCTTGATTTCATTGCTTGATTTGATTTACAAAATAATCACCTCTTACCTTAAgatctccagtttacagtgtggactCTCCAACCCAGCAGAAAGCAGTTTGACTCCCGAATCCTGTAGTTTATTATCACTCAGGTCCAGCTCTCTCAGACATGAAGAGACTGAGCTGAGACATTTTCCCAGACTTTTACAAATATTCTTTGTAAGATTACTACCACACAGCCTGTAGCAAAAAATGTGAGCAACACATGTGCATAAGTATTTAGATTTAGAGTCACCTGAAACTTGATTTGAACATGCATGCATCTTAACCTCATTAGGAAACCCAAAttctataaatatgcaaattatatcACCCTTTATCCTGTTAAAACAGTGCTGCTCAGCCAACCTTTGCAATTAAAAATATGATACGATAAGAGTTGCCCAGTCTACTAAAGCTGGTAAAAGTTAGACTAACCATGTGACTCGTTTCGATGGCCTTAGTGAATTATAAGTAGTGTCTAACAAATTCATACAGGaatgaaaatcacaaaaaaaaagccaggaAAAACTTACAGAGCTTTTCTGGATGCTTTGATAACTGGACACATGTTTATCAAACAATACTCTGATGCTGAATATTTCTGTAGGTTAAACTCTTCAAGGTCCTTTTCTGAGTTCAGCAACAAGAAAACCACAGCTGACCACTGAACTGGAGAAAGTGTGACTCTATGGAGGCAATGATTTTCTGTTTTACTCAAAAAGGTTTGAACTTCCTGTACCAGAGACTGGTCATTCAGCTCATTCAGACaatggaacagattgatggatttgcAGGTTGATGGATTCTTTCTaatcttctccttgatgtacaTGGTTATTTCCTTGTTTGTGTCAGCAGCATTTTTGCTCACAGAGCTGCGCCCTGTCTCTGTCAGTAGGTCTTGTAAGAGAAGTGAATTGGACTGCAGTGAGAGACCCATAAGGAAGCGGAGGAaaaggtccaggtgtccattcttactctgtaaggccttgtctACTGCTGCCTTTAGAAGGTCTAACAGTGTTGCCTTGCTGGAGAGGCCGAAGATTTCAGGTTGTTGTTTTGAGAGATTTCCATTGATACATGAGAGAAATGCATACACAGCAGCAAGAtgctcctgaacactcagatgcaCAAAGCTGTACACCTTCCCCAGATGTGAAGTGACTTCCTCGATAAAGATCTGAGTGCAAACTCCTGAGTACACCGTGGCCTCTCGGACCTCAATGCCACACTCTATGATGTCCTCCTCGTaaaagatcaggtttcctttctccagctgctgGAATGCCAGCTTTCCCAGTTTTAGTACAACATCTGCAATCTGTCCAGGAtccatttcatgttttttgtaCTTTTGGGATCGATGTTTGATCTGCAAGATCAGGaaatgtgtgaacatttgagtcagggTCTTGGGGACCTCTCCAGTTTCTGCTTCACTGAACATTCCCTCGAGAACAGTCGCTGCAATCCAACAGAAGACTGGCATGTGGCACATAATGTAAAGACTTCGCGACGACTtcaggtgtgtgatgattttattagCTAGGGTTTGATCACTGATTCTTTTTCTGAAGTACTCATCTTTCTGAGGGTCACTGAACCCTCGGATCTCTGTTACTCTGTCAATATAAGCAGGAGGAATCTGACTGGACGCTGCTGGCCGAGATGTTATCCAGAGGAATGCAGACGGAAGCAGATTCCTGTTAATAAGATTTGTTAACAGTACATCCACTGAAGCTGACTCTGTTAGATCAGCCAACCTTTTGCTGTTTAGGAAATCAAGAGAAAAACGACACTCATCCAGTCCATCAAAGATGAACATGATTCTGTAGCGATGATAGTCTGTTTTAAGTTCTTTGGTTTCTGGGAAAAAACAATGGAGAAGCTCCAACAAACtgagattttctctctttttaaaattgaaCTCCCTAAAGTTAAAGGGAAAAATGAAGTCCAaatcctgatttgcttttccttcagcccagtccagaacaAACCTCTGCACAGACACTGTTTTCCCAATTCCAGCAATGCCTTCTGTTAGCACAGTTCTGATGGGTTTCTCATCTCCAGGTAAGGGTTTAAATATGTCATTACAGTTGATGGACTCCTCTGTTATTAGACTCCTGCATGCCTGTTCAATATGTCTGACCTCATTAACGTGTCCATACCCATATTCCGATGTGATACACAGTTCTGTGTAAACCTCATTTAGAAGTTTTGAGTTTCCATGTATTGAGATTCCCTCATTAATCATCTGAAATTTCTTCTGCAGTTTGGATTTGAAACTTTTCAACACAGGACCCAGTTctgaagagacagagaaagcaaaAGACAGTGTGGCTTTTGTTAGTATTTAAAACGTATTGAAATTTAGAATTTTAGAGTTAGAATAATTAAGAATCTTTTCTAGGTGATAACAAGAAATTgcaataattatataatgaaacaaaaactaaaatcatGATTTAATGACCTTTTTTTCCTGCACATGCATAATCTTATGTACATTACCTCTTGTACTGCTCTGATGCTCCTTGTcttccatcactccatcataGCTCGCTAGATATTCTTGGCTCAGATGCTAAagagaaataattaattaaccaaattaatcaatcaattaacagattaattaacaaattaaataattaattacatcaATAAAGGTCATTAAGGAAATAAAGGTCAATAAAGGTCATATCAGGAAATATTTGGGGTGTTATCCTATGCGAACTCACTGAAACCTTTCTGGTACTTAAAATAAATAGTGTGTATGCTAAAATACTGCACAGGTTAAAATGAGAACACTTCAGTTTATCTCTCTGATGGAATCTTTAAAAGTTCGATGTTGAACCCTAAGACAGAGTGTTTCCCTAAACCACAGGGTGCTTTACTGTTCAAATAACCCTCGATAACCCCTTTTTCTAATATCATAGGTGAAAAAACTCAACTAGATTAGGATAAGAATGGAATTACTAAATTGTGTTGCAAGAAAGGAGGTATTTTATTCTGTTGATTTcttgtatactatatggccaaaagtatgtggacacctgactatcacacccatatgactCTGACCAACAAGGACAAGCAGGAAGAACCTGGGACGAGCCTCAGAGACTGGAAAGATAGCACTAGGAACCAAAGGAGGGACATGACAAAGTGCTGCCAGGGCAAAGGCTTTCTGCAAACCTCCTAGTACAAGGACAAGAGCTAGAGGAACAGGTAGCACAGAGCTGGAATAAGAGTgatgaaaaactgaagaaaaggAAGTGCAGTGCTAGAGGTTATATCAGGAGGTGGAGAACTGGGcatggaagaagaaaaagtagaaTGCTCGGTAGACCTCAACATAACTGCCTCCATATGTCTAGGTATGTTAACACTCTTAGGATATAAACAGTGTTGTTTTTGAGACCATGTGAAACCTCTGATACTAAGGCCAACCGTACTCTCTCAGACACTAGGTGGTATAACCAGCAACAGCTACATGGATCTCTCCAAAACTCATGGTCAGTGCAGGTTTATTTATGTCTGAATGGGATTAGAAGATCCGTAGCAATCAACAAACACTGCGACTTACATCCAACATGAAAGCAACTCCTTAAATaattttttgggggaaaaaaattaaagaaac
The genomic region above belongs to Pangasianodon hypophthalmus isolate fPanHyp1 chromosome 6, fPanHyp1.pri, whole genome shotgun sequence and contains:
- the LOC113534648 gene encoding NACHT, LRR and PYD domains-containing protein 12; this encodes MSTPDDGKEERSQKERSDSPAPSAVSMKSDRSMGEPIVFQQTEKESLIDQKSSESPETSSVSMKSDRSMGEPIVFQREKERDKRGISNPSMVLDADSQVQHLSQEYLASYDGVMEDKEHQSSTRELGPVLKSFKSKLQKKFQMINEGISIHGNSKLLNEVYTELCITSEYGYGHVNEVRHIEQACRSLITEESINCNDIFKPLPGDEKPIRTVLTEGIAGIGKTVSVQRFVLDWAEGKANQDLDFIFPFNFREFNFKKRENLSLLELLHCFFPETKELKTDYHRYRIMFIFDGLDECRFSLDFLNSKRLADLTESASVDVLLTNLINRNLLPSAFLWITSRPAASSQIPPAYIDRVTEIRGFSDPQKDEYFRKRISDQTLANKIITHLKSSRSLYIMCHMPVFCWIAATVLEGMFSEAETGEVPKTLTQMFTHFLILQIKHRSQKYKKHEMDPGQIADVVLKLGKLAFQQLEKGNLIFYEEDIIECGIEVREATVYSGVCTQIFIEEVTSHLGKVYSFVHLSVQEHLAAVYAFLSCINGNLSKQQPEIFGLSSKATLLDLLKAAVDKALQSKNGHLDLFLRFLMGLSLQSNSLLLQDLLTETGRSSVSKNAADTNKEITMYIKEKIRKNPSTCKSINLFHCLNELNDQSLVQEVQTFLSKTENHCLHRVTLSPVQWSAVVFLLLNSEKDLEEFNLQKYSASEYCLINMCPVIKASRKALLCGSNLTKNICKSLGKCLSSVSSCLRELDLSDNKLQDSGVKLLSAGLESPHCKLEILRLGDCDLTEKSCAVLASVLTSKSTHLTELRLSRNKLQDSGVKRLSEALQSPRCKLQTLRLNTCSITEEGFTALISALRSNPSHLRALDVGRNKAGQTGVNLLSDLLQEQSCKLEKLKLFDCGITQEGGTHLISALISNPSHLRELDLGWNKIGDPGIKLISDFLKNKLCKLEILKLHDCNITEEGCVALTEALRLNSHLRELDLSANNVGEEGVKLLSDIQEDEKCTLEKLDLSRC